A DNA window from Drosophila virilis strain 15010-1051.87 chromosome 4, Dvir_AGI_RSII-ME, whole genome shotgun sequence contains the following coding sequences:
- the LOC6628979 gene encoding enhancer of rudimentary homolog — protein sequence MSRTILLVHPKKNPRTRTYTEYNSTQKCLDAVCKIYEEHLKRSMPELPTITYDIIQLFDFIDSFVDISCLVYKKSTGSYVPHSKEWIKDKIYEQFRQSALNIK from the coding sequence ATGTCTCGTACGATATTGCTGGTGCACCCGAAGAAAAATCCAAGGACGCGCACCTATACCGAATATAACAGCACCCAGAAATGCCTCGATGCGGTCTGCAagatttatgaggagcatctGAAGCGTAGCATGCCCGAATTGCCGACGATTACCTATGATATCATACAACTGTTTGATTTCATCGATTCCTTCGTGGACATAAGCTGCCTGGTGTATAAGAAGAGCACAGGAAGCTATGTGCCACACAGCAAGGAATGGATTAAGGATAAGATCTATGAACAGTTTCGACAATCAgctttaaatataaagtaG